A window of the Nisaea acidiphila genome harbors these coding sequences:
- a CDS encoding TetR/AcrR family transcriptional regulator, with amino-acid sequence MSKELPDFSKVTLENISLRRMPSQARSRARVEQMLNCAISVIAEKGSEAMTMSEVARLADVSIGSLYQYFPDKSAIIRALAEHYGAECLKCIQDGLATAGTPDDLCTALGELIDVYFALFQAEPVIRDICSGTEADKTLRDMEIAKSRESGAVLSEALCRVAPGCEPERVAVNCFLIMHLGESTMRLALAAGPGEGRELVEVYKRMALAELRQLAE; translated from the coding sequence ATGTCGAAAGAACTGCCGGACTTCTCAAAAGTAACGCTGGAGAACATCTCGCTCCGGCGCATGCCGAGCCAGGCGCGTAGCCGAGCGAGGGTCGAGCAGATGCTCAATTGCGCGATCTCGGTGATCGCCGAGAAAGGCAGCGAGGCCATGACGATGAGCGAAGTGGCACGGCTCGCGGACGTCTCGATCGGCTCGCTTTACCAGTACTTCCCGGATAAGAGCGCGATCATCAGGGCGCTCGCGGAGCATTACGGCGCGGAGTGCCTCAAATGCATCCAGGACGGTTTGGCGACGGCCGGCACCCCGGACGATCTTTGCACCGCACTGGGCGAACTCATCGACGTTTATTTCGCGCTGTTCCAGGCGGAACCGGTCATCCGGGATATCTGTTCGGGCACCGAGGCGGACAAGACCCTCAGAGACATGGAAATCGCCAAGAGCCGGGAAAGCGGGGCCGTTCTATCGGAGGCGCTGTGCCGGGTGGCGCCGGGATGCGAGCCCGAGCGCGTCGCCGTGAACTGTTTCCTGATCATGCATCTCGGCGAGTCCACCATGCGGCTCGCCCTCGCGGCGGGTCCCGGGGAAGGCCGGGAGCTGGTCGAGGTCTATAAGCGGATGGCTCTGGCCGAACTGCGGCAACTCGCAGAATAG
- a CDS encoding DUF4347 domain-containing protein yields the protein MNFSKRYLFIDPSVRQADLLLAGLRADTRIHRLAVAADPFAEIAAVLTGKSGIRQISILAHGAPGTIELSGQRIDSAALRRNGPALARIGSALAPGAELTLISCEIGAGRAGADLVAALEKALGVTVRASSLPLGGDAGWAGLPAAAILFTGKALHTYPERLAVTGGPATTGNDTLTSDGDADTIDALAGNDIINGNGGDDVITGGDGADTISGGAGTDNLIGGTGDDVFHATSSEVSGLAETIDGGAGGNDVFFLNGGGTFDLSNAVISGIDLFTGSAAADTITGTSGANTISSGDGADLISGADGADRLNGGLGNDIVYGNTGNDSLSGEGGNDTLYGGTGNDYLHAGTGSDVLFGGDGNDTFVSSNDTAADTYYGGAGDDFTEGFRFNTGAVFYGGDGNDTVKGPGGSPTGISTGAVLYGDAGDDVISSDDGPDTLYGGTGNDTLLGGDGGDSGKSLVYGDEGNDDLYAGGQSGLSASDASTVYGGTGDDTLHGGGVTGDILVGGAGADLFLGGDLGVANQLNGDTIFGLEIGDRIYVRNTDLSSLAGTQVGSSISLGGSNAVNISNASGSLQISVAFDGTHSTLSFSRYEAPASTGLTTTDRSGGDGSETNQTLTNNTGSDATGLLVYDTGSGNTITVTLPAGLSLTQSGTGAAVSGTAAGSVLTGQVQGSGASAANQALFDGHGQSYIDSLGGTPLDIRTITFSGSSGTQQTVQFTGSVSGGGEAFVIDTSGLTSGSTIHLDRIDFAAILGNATVTGGNGSAYVVGDDAVQLISLDAGNDTVAAGGGADTIRSGYGEDILYGNQGADSVFGGGGVDTLYGGQDGDTVLGDNDDDVLYGNLGNDLLSGGENEDALYGGQGDDAIFGNAGEDTLFGNLGNDTLYGGKGNDAIAGDSGDDLIAGNKGDDTLSGGDGADVFVFSFEGGNDTVTDFQAGSDTLALEPGLGVAGGAESGGNTIVTFSDGGTLTLIGVQKAELAAATGWELG from the coding sequence ATGAATTTCAGCAAACGCTATCTCTTCATCGACCCCTCGGTCCGTCAGGCGGACCTTCTTCTCGCAGGTCTTCGCGCCGACACCCGGATCCACCGGCTGGCCGTTGCGGCTGATCCATTCGCCGAGATCGCGGCGGTGCTCACCGGAAAATCGGGCATCCGGCAGATCTCGATCCTGGCGCACGGCGCCCCGGGTACCATCGAGCTCTCCGGCCAGCGGATCGACAGCGCGGCGCTGAGACGGAACGGCCCCGCCCTCGCCCGCATCGGGTCCGCTCTGGCGCCCGGCGCCGAACTCACGCTGATCTCCTGCGAGATCGGAGCCGGACGCGCCGGAGCGGATCTGGTCGCGGCACTGGAAAAAGCGCTCGGCGTCACCGTTCGAGCCTCCTCGCTCCCGCTCGGCGGCGATGCGGGCTGGGCCGGCCTGCCCGCCGCGGCAATACTGTTCACGGGCAAAGCGCTGCACACCTACCCGGAGCGTCTTGCCGTGACCGGCGGCCCGGCCACCACCGGCAACGACACGCTGACCAGCGACGGCGACGCGGACACGATCGATGCGCTTGCCGGCAACGACATCATCAACGGCAATGGCGGCGACGACGTCATCACCGGCGGCGACGGCGCCGACACCATTTCCGGCGGGGCCGGAACCGACAACCTGATCGGCGGCACCGGGGACGACGTCTTCCATGCCACCTCCAGCGAAGTTTCGGGGCTCGCCGAAACCATCGACGGCGGAGCCGGCGGCAACGATGTGTTCTTCCTTAATGGCGGCGGCACGTTCGATCTTTCCAACGCGGTCATTTCCGGCATCGATCTCTTCACCGGTTCGGCGGCGGCGGACACCATTACCGGCACCAGCGGCGCCAACACCATCAGCAGCGGAGACGGCGCCGACCTGATCAGCGGCGCCGACGGCGCAGACCGTCTCAATGGCGGGCTCGGCAACGACATCGTCTACGGCAATACAGGCAACGACAGCCTCTCCGGCGAAGGCGGAAACGACACGCTCTATGGCGGCACCGGCAACGACTATCTCCATGCCGGGACCGGAAGCGACGTGCTTTTCGGCGGCGACGGCAACGACACTTTTGTCAGCAGCAACGACACCGCCGCCGACACCTACTATGGCGGGGCCGGGGACGATTTCACCGAGGGCTTCCGCTTCAATACCGGTGCGGTCTTCTATGGCGGCGACGGGAACGACACCGTCAAGGGACCGGGCGGCTCCCCCACCGGCATCTCCACCGGGGCGGTGCTCTACGGCGATGCCGGCGACGACGTGATCTCCTCGGACGACGGGCCGGACACGCTCTACGGCGGCACCGGCAACGACACGCTGCTCGGTGGCGACGGCGGCGACTCCGGCAAGAGCCTTGTCTACGGCGACGAGGGCAACGACGATCTCTATGCAGGCGGGCAGAGTGGACTCTCGGCCTCGGACGCTTCCACGGTCTATGGCGGCACGGGAGACGACACGCTCCATGGCGGCGGCGTGACCGGAGACATTCTCGTCGGCGGCGCCGGGGCCGACCTCTTTCTGGGGGGAGATCTCGGCGTCGCAAATCAACTGAACGGCGACACGATCTTCGGCCTCGAGATCGGCGACCGTATCTATGTCCGAAACACGGACCTGAGTTCCCTCGCCGGCACCCAGGTCGGCAGCAGCATCAGCCTCGGCGGTTCGAACGCGGTGAATATCTCGAACGCGTCCGGCAGCCTGCAGATCTCCGTCGCGTTCGACGGCACGCATTCCACCCTGAGTTTTTCCCGCTACGAGGCACCCGCCAGCACCGGCCTTACCACGACGGACCGGAGCGGCGGCGACGGATCGGAGACCAACCAGACCCTCACCAACAATACCGGATCCGACGCAACCGGCCTGCTCGTCTACGACACGGGCAGCGGCAACACCATCACCGTCACCCTGCCCGCTGGACTGTCGCTCACCCAGAGCGGTACGGGAGCGGCGGTGAGCGGCACGGCGGCGGGATCCGTCCTGACCGGGCAGGTCCAGGGCTCCGGAGCTTCGGCCGCGAACCAGGCCCTCTTCGACGGCCACGGCCAGAGCTATATCGACAGCCTCGGCGGCACCCCGCTCGACATCCGCACCATCACCTTCTCCGGCTCCAGCGGCACGCAGCAGACCGTGCAGTTCACCGGCTCCGTCTCAGGCGGCGGAGAGGCCTTCGTGATCGACACGTCCGGACTGACATCCGGCTCGACCATTCATCTCGACCGGATCGATTTCGCCGCCATCCTCGGCAACGCAACGGTCACCGGCGGCAACGGCTCCGCCTATGTCGTTGGCGACGATGCCGTGCAGCTCATCTCCCTCGATGCCGGCAACGACACGGTCGCCGCCGGCGGCGGGGCCGACACGATCCGCTCCGGCTATGGCGAGGACATCCTCTACGGCAATCAGGGCGCCGACAGTGTCTTCGGCGGCGGCGGCGTGGATACGCTCTATGGCGGCCAGGATGGGGACACCGTGCTCGGCGACAATGACGACGACGTGCTCTACGGCAATCTCGGCAACGACCTGCTTTCCGGCGGCGAGAACGAGGACGCTCTCTATGGTGGCCAGGGCGACGACGCCATCTTCGGCAATGCCGGCGAAGACACCCTGTTCGGCAATCTCGGCAACGACACGCTTTATGGCGGCAAGGGCAACGACGCGATTGCCGGCGACAGCGGAGACGACCTGATCGCCGGCAACAAGGGCGACGACACGCTCTCCGGCGGCGACGGCGCGGATGTCTTCGTCTTCAGCTTCGAGGGCGGCAACGACACGGTGACCGACTTCCAGGCCGGCTCCGACACCCTCGCGCTCGAGCCCGGGCTCGGGGTTGCCGGAGGAGCCGAAAGCGGCGGCAACACCATTGTCACCTTCTCCGACGGCGGGACCCTAACCCTGATCGGGGTCCAGAAGGCCGAACTCGCCGCCGCGACGGGATGGGAACTCGGGTAA
- a CDS encoding MFS transporter yields the protein MTAPDERTRWDIVTLAVGAGVIAALQVGKVPPALPELRTDLGLTLVGGGWLASLLHLFAALFAIGMSMATDRVGPARLLVVSMLVMAAGSALGALSGSTALLFAGRALESLGFLGASISAPTLIVAAAVPRDRSLALGIWSAYFPVGAAIAMVAAPIFLNGPGWRGLWLADAAICLAVAVLLAILVRPAHWPDVPGPRRGRGLRDVAETLRLPGPYLFALSFFLYACAIFALMTWMPTFLLERLGYSLESAALIGALVVLVNVVGNLGAAWLMHRNVPRWSIIAISFLGVLGTAWFVFAGTAPDALRVPAAVAMSCICGVLPAACLSGAPAHARSSAEVATCSGVVVHGSNLGNLLAAPIFATVVTYFGGWSNGHLPMIGLGIAGLAVTVLVRAVDRER from the coding sequence GTGACCGCCCCGGACGAGAGGACCCGCTGGGACATCGTCACGCTGGCCGTCGGCGCCGGAGTGATCGCGGCGCTGCAGGTCGGCAAGGTGCCGCCGGCGCTCCCCGAACTCCGTACCGATCTCGGCCTCACGCTGGTCGGCGGTGGCTGGCTTGCCTCTCTCCTGCATCTTTTCGCAGCGCTCTTCGCCATCGGCATGAGTATGGCGACCGACCGGGTGGGGCCTGCCCGTCTGCTGGTTGTCTCGATGCTGGTCATGGCCGCCGGCTCCGCGCTCGGCGCGCTCTCCGGTTCCACGGCTCTGCTGTTCGCCGGACGTGCTCTGGAGAGCCTCGGTTTCCTCGGCGCCTCGATCTCGGCGCCAACCTTGATCGTCGCCGCCGCCGTACCGCGCGACCGGTCGCTCGCGCTCGGCATCTGGTCGGCTTATTTCCCGGTGGGGGCCGCGATCGCGATGGTGGCCGCGCCGATCTTTCTCAATGGGCCCGGATGGCGCGGGCTCTGGCTGGCGGACGCGGCGATCTGCCTTGCCGTCGCGGTCCTGCTTGCCATTCTGGTCCGTCCGGCGCACTGGCCGGATGTTCCGGGCCCGCGCCGCGGTCGCGGTCTGAGGGATGTCGCGGAGACCCTGCGCCTGCCCGGCCCCTACCTGTTCGCGCTGTCCTTCTTTCTCTATGCCTGCGCGATCTTTGCGCTGATGACCTGGATGCCGACCTTCCTGCTGGAGCGGCTGGGATATTCGCTGGAAAGCGCGGCCCTGATCGGCGCGCTCGTCGTTCTGGTGAACGTGGTCGGAAATCTCGGCGCGGCCTGGCTCATGCACCGGAACGTGCCGCGCTGGAGCATCATCGCCATCAGTTTCCTCGGTGTCCTTGGCACCGCCTGGTTCGTCTTCGCGGGTACGGCGCCGGATGCGCTCCGGGTGCCGGCGGCGGTGGCCATGTCCTGCATCTGCGGAGTCCTGCCGGCGGCCTGTCTCTCCGGCGCGCCGGCCCATGCCCGATCCTCCGCCGAGGTCGCGACCTGCAGCGGCGTGGTGGTGCACGGCTCCAATCTCGGCAATCTGCTGGCGGCCCCGATCTTCGCGACCGTGGTGACCTATTTCGGCGGCTGGTCGAACGGCCACCTGCCGATGATCGGCCTCGGGATCGCGGGGCTTGCGGTGACGGTGTTGGTGCGCGCCGTGGACCGGGAGCGCTAA
- a CDS encoding SRPBCC family protein, with protein MATVDMSVKLAAPAADVWAVVGDFLNIHQWHPAVDRIEAIGAGGIRRVHSGNGGPVFDEVQLERDDEGRRMRYAIVGKPFPMENYSAWMSVEDSDGGSIVRWHSAFAPDEGAEEKAAGIVKFIYKSGFDALLERFGAG; from the coding sequence ATGGCGACAGTCGATATGAGCGTGAAACTGGCGGCTCCGGCCGCCGATGTGTGGGCAGTCGTCGGGGATTTCCTTAACATCCACCAATGGCATCCGGCGGTCGACAGGATCGAGGCGATCGGTGCCGGCGGGATCCGGCGTGTCCATAGCGGCAACGGCGGACCGGTCTTCGACGAGGTCCAGCTCGAACGGGACGACGAAGGCCGGCGGATGCGCTACGCCATTGTCGGCAAGCCCTTCCCGATGGAGAACTATTCCGCCTGGATGAGTGTCGAGGACTCCGATGGCGGCTCGATCGTCCGCTGGCATTCCGCCTTCGCCCCGGACGAAGGCGCCGAGGAGAAGGCCGCCGGCATCGTGAAGTTCATCTACAAGAGCGGCTTCGACGCGCTGCTGGAACGATTCGGCGCCGGTTAG
- a CDS encoding homoserine kinase, producing MAVYTSVSDDDLETFLKAYDIGDPLSFAGIAEGVENSNFMVRTTTGTYILTLYEKRVDPDDLPFFLNLMNHLSAKGLSCPEPVRTRSGEMLASLNDRPAAVVTFLDGVWHRKVSPAHCYALGGELARMHDLGGDFSMVRENNLSVASWRPLLESCGPQSDGVKPGLYAFLEQEITFLEQNWPKDLPRGVVHADLFPDNVFFLGDKVSGFIDFYFACTDMLVYDLAICLNAWCFETDGSFNVTKARQMISSYDAVRKLSDAEMAALPVLARGSATRFLLTRLYDWINHPEGAFVKPKDPMEYHRKLSFHQSVTSSAGYGI from the coding sequence GTGGCCGTCTATACCTCCGTTTCCGACGACGATCTCGAAACCTTCCTGAAAGCATACGATATCGGCGATCCGCTCTCCTTCGCCGGCATCGCGGAAGGGGTAGAGAACTCGAACTTCATGGTCCGCACGACGACCGGCACCTACATCCTCACGCTCTACGAGAAGCGGGTCGATCCGGATGACCTGCCGTTCTTCCTCAATCTGATGAACCATCTCTCGGCGAAGGGGCTGTCCTGTCCTGAGCCCGTGCGGACTCGCTCCGGAGAGATGCTGGCCTCGCTGAACGACCGACCGGCGGCGGTGGTGACATTTCTCGACGGAGTCTGGCATCGCAAGGTCAGCCCCGCGCATTGTTACGCGCTCGGTGGCGAGCTGGCGCGGATGCACGATCTCGGCGGCGATTTTTCGATGGTGCGGGAGAACAATCTCTCCGTCGCTTCATGGCGCCCCCTCCTGGAGTCCTGCGGTCCGCAATCCGACGGCGTGAAGCCGGGGCTTTATGCCTTCCTTGAGCAGGAAATCACCTTCCTTGAGCAGAACTGGCCGAAGGACCTGCCGCGCGGCGTGGTTCATGCGGATCTCTTTCCGGACAATGTCTTCTTCCTCGGCGACAAGGTGTCCGGCTTCATCGATTTCTATTTCGCCTGCACCGACATGCTGGTCTACGACCTCGCGATCTGCTTGAACGCCTGGTGCTTCGAGACGGACGGCAGCTTCAACGTGACCAAGGCGCGGCAGATGATCTCCTCCTACGACGCGGTCCGCAAACTCTCTGACGCGGAAATGGCGGCGCTGCCGGTGCTGGCCCGGGGCTCCGCTACGCGGTTTCTGCTGACCCGGCTCTATGACTGGATCAACCATCCGGAGGGCGCCTTCGTGAAACCGAAGGACCCGATGGAGTACCACCGCAAGCTGAGCTTCCATCAGTCCGTCACTTCGAGCGCGGGCTACGGCATCTGA
- a CDS encoding GcvT family protein codes for MKSHAQVVVIGGGVVGCSVLYHLTKLGWKDVVLVERSELTSGSTWHAAGGMHTLNSDPNVTKLQKYTIDLYKEIEEISGQATGVHLSGGIMAAGTQERVDYLKTMVAKSKYMGLDIDFISLDEVQRLHPLCDAKHFVGAVYDPNEGHIDPSGVTNAYAISARKGGAEIYRHTKVEELVAEKDGTWSVVTDKGTIRCEKVVNAGGLWAREVGRMVGLELPVLAMEHHYLITEPLDEIKALEAELPHLIDFEAEIYTRQEGQGFLLGTYEKACVPWSPHQTPWDFGHELLQPDLDRIAPSLDVAYQHFPFLANAGVKSMINGPFTFAPDGNPLVGPVPGLKNMYLACGVMAGFSQGGGVGLALAQWMIEGEPDMDVFAMDCARFGNYATKGYTYEKVKENYSRRFSITFPNEELPAGRPLRMTAIYDRLKAKNAVFGASYGLEHALWFAPEGTEPVENVTFGRSNAFGPVGAECRAVREGVGLLEISNFAKYEVTGEGAEAWLSELMTNKMPHTGRIVLTPMLNTQGKIIGDFTIAKLAENRFMIFGSGVAEMFHMRWFWDHLPESGVEIRSRCQDLVGLSIAGPKAVDLLAKVTHEDVSTAAMPFMSFREMNIGLLHAMVGRLSFTGERGYEIWVRQDSLIALYDMLVEAGAEFGLKHFGGRALNALRLEKSFAGFLREFTPDYSPFEAGLERFVDMSKNSFIGRDALAAEQAAGGGKYRLITLTIDVEEIDPIADEPIFQDGKAVGWVTSGGYGHSTGKSIALGYVPKEYAEKTDGFEVEILGKILKAHRVSEPLHDPKGALMRG; via the coding sequence ATGAAATCGCATGCGCAGGTCGTGGTCATCGGCGGGGGCGTCGTCGGCTGTTCGGTTCTCTATCATCTGACCAAGCTCGGCTGGAAAGACGTGGTGCTGGTGGAGCGCAGCGAGCTGACCTCCGGCTCGACCTGGCACGCGGCGGGCGGCATGCACACGCTGAACAGCGATCCGAACGTCACCAAGCTGCAGAAATACACCATCGACCTCTACAAGGAGATCGAGGAGATATCCGGCCAGGCGACCGGGGTTCATCTCTCCGGCGGGATCATGGCAGCGGGCACCCAGGAGCGCGTCGACTACCTGAAAACCATGGTCGCGAAGTCCAAATATATGGGCCTCGATATCGACTTCATCTCACTCGACGAGGTGCAGCGCCTGCATCCGCTCTGCGACGCGAAGCATTTCGTCGGCGCGGTCTACGATCCGAACGAGGGCCATATCGACCCCTCCGGCGTGACCAACGCCTATGCCATTTCGGCGCGCAAGGGCGGGGCGGAGATCTATCGCCACACCAAGGTCGAGGAACTGGTCGCGGAGAAGGACGGCACCTGGTCCGTCGTCACCGACAAAGGCACAATCCGCTGCGAAAAAGTGGTGAATGCGGGCGGCCTCTGGGCCCGCGAGGTCGGCCGGATGGTCGGGCTGGAGCTGCCGGTGCTCGCGATGGAGCACCATTACCTGATCACCGAGCCGCTGGACGAGATCAAGGCGCTCGAGGCGGAGCTACCGCACCTGATCGATTTCGAGGCGGAGATCTATACCCGCCAGGAGGGCCAGGGCTTTCTGCTCGGGACTTACGAGAAGGCCTGCGTGCCCTGGTCGCCGCACCAGACGCCGTGGGATTTCGGCCATGAGCTTCTGCAGCCGGATCTCGACCGCATCGCGCCCTCGCTCGATGTCGCCTACCAGCATTTCCCGTTCCTCGCGAATGCCGGTGTGAAATCGATGATCAACGGGCCCTTCACCTTCGCGCCCGACGGCAATCCGCTGGTCGGCCCGGTGCCGGGGCTGAAGAACATGTATCTCGCCTGCGGCGTCATGGCCGGCTTCAGCCAGGGCGGCGGGGTCGGCCTCGCGCTCGCCCAGTGGATGATCGAGGGCGAGCCGGACATGGACGTTTTCGCCATGGATTGCGCCCGCTTCGGCAATTACGCGACCAAGGGCTACACCTACGAGAAGGTGAAGGAGAACTATTCCCGCCGCTTCTCGATCACCTTCCCGAACGAGGAACTGCCGGCGGGCCGTCCGCTCCGGATGACCGCGATCTATGACCGGCTGAAGGCGAAGAACGCGGTGTTCGGTGCTTCCTATGGGCTGGAGCACGCGCTCTGGTTCGCGCCGGAAGGCACCGAGCCGGTGGAGAACGTGACCTTCGGCCGCTCCAACGCCTTCGGACCGGTGGGCGCGGAATGCCGGGCGGTACGGGAGGGCGTGGGCCTGCTGGAGATCTCCAACTTCGCCAAATACGAGGTGACGGGCGAGGGGGCGGAGGCCTGGCTCTCCGAGCTGATGACCAACAAAATGCCCCACACTGGGCGCATCGTGCTGACGCCGATGCTGAATACACAAGGCAAGATCATCGGCGACTTCACCATCGCCAAGCTTGCCGAAAACCGCTTCATGATCTTTGGCTCCGGCGTCGCCGAGATGTTCCATATGCGCTGGTTCTGGGACCATCTGCCGGAGAGCGGCGTCGAGATCCGCAGCCGCTGCCAGGATCTGGTCGGCCTCTCCATCGCGGGGCCGAAGGCGGTGGACCTGCTGGCGAAGGTCACGCATGAGGACGTCTCCACGGCGGCGATGCCCTTCATGTCCTTCCGGGAAATGAATATCGGCCTGCTGCACGCGATGGTCGGAAGGCTCTCCTTCACCGGCGAGCGCGGCTACGAAATCTGGGTTCGGCAGGACAGCCTGATCGCTCTCTACGACATGCTGGTCGAGGCGGGAGCCGAATTCGGGCTGAAGCATTTCGGCGGACGGGCGTTGAATGCGCTCCGCCTGGAGAAAAGCTTCGCCGGGTTCCTGCGCGAATTCACGCCGGACTACTCGCCCTTCGAGGCCGGGCTGGAGCGGTTCGTCGACATGTCGAAGAACAGCTTCATCGGCCGCGACGCGCTGGCCGCCGAGCAGGCGGCGGGCGGCGGCAAGTACCGGCTGATCACGCTCACCATCGATGTCGAGGAGATCGACCCGATCGCCGACGAGCCGATCTTCCAGGACGGCAAGGCGGTGGGCTGGGTTACCTCCGGCGGCTACGGTCACTCGACAGGAAAGAGCATCGCGCTCGGCTATGTGCCGAAAGAATATGCCGAGAAGACCGACGGGTTCGAAGTCGAGATCCTCGGAAAGATCCTGAAAGCGCACCGGGTATCCGAGCCGCTGCACGACCCGAAAGGCGCGCTGATGCGGGGGTGA
- the rnhA gene encoding ribonuclease HI, whose product MSGKKVEIYTDGACSGNPGPGGWGAILRYGDAEKELSGGDKETTNNRMELMAAITALETLKRSMHVDLYTDSVYVRDGITKWIHGWKKRGWRTADKKPVKNVELWQRLDEAAARHEIAWHWVKGHAGHPENERADELARNAIP is encoded by the coding sequence ATGTCCGGAAAAAAGGTCGAGATCTATACGGACGGCGCCTGCAGCGGCAATCCGGGGCCCGGTGGCTGGGGGGCGATCCTGCGCTATGGCGATGCCGAGAAGGAACTTTCCGGCGGCGATAAGGAAACGACCAACAACCGCATGGAGCTGATGGCGGCGATCACTGCGCTGGAGACGTTGAAGCGATCCATGCACGTGGATCTCTATACGGACAGCGTTTATGTCCGCGACGGCATCACCAAGTGGATCCACGGCTGGAAGAAGCGCGGCTGGCGCACGGCCGACAAGAAGCCGGTGAAGAATGTCGAACTTTGGCAGCGGTTGGACGAGGCGGCGGCACGGCACGAGATCGCCTGGCACTGGGTGAAGGGCCATGCCGGCCACCCGGAGAACGAACGCGCGGACGAGCTGGCCCGCAACGCGATTCCGTGA
- a CDS encoding NAD(P)H-binding protein codes for MKTGIDEAPALIIGGTGKTGHRVVKGLIERGYPVRIGSRNAALPFDWNAPETWAPAVAGTAAVYITYQPDLAVPGAVDVIRDFAAVALAEGVTRLVLLSGRGEPEAEEAEQALIESGADWTIIRASWFMQNFCETFLYDALKTGELALPVNSVKEPFVDVEDIAAVAVAALTMPGHSGKLYEVTGPDLLSFEEAVSAISEAAGRRIGFRRVSPDDYAGMLRGAGVSPEEISLLLYLFTTVLDGRNANSTDGVRQALGREPGSFAGYVSRTAMRGVWSEPQQAIA; via the coding sequence ATGAAGACAGGCATCGATGAAGCGCCGGCGCTGATCATTGGCGGGACCGGGAAGACGGGGCACCGGGTGGTCAAGGGATTGATCGAAAGAGGATACCCGGTCCGGATCGGGTCGCGGAACGCGGCGCTGCCGTTTGACTGGAACGCGCCGGAAACCTGGGCGCCCGCGGTTGCCGGAACGGCGGCCGTGTACATCACCTATCAGCCCGACCTAGCGGTACCGGGCGCCGTCGACGTGATCCGGGATTTCGCGGCCGTCGCACTCGCGGAAGGGGTGACCCGACTGGTTCTGCTTTCCGGCCGCGGAGAGCCCGAGGCCGAAGAGGCGGAACAGGCCCTGATCGAATCCGGCGCCGATTGGACGATCATACGTGCAAGCTGGTTCATGCAGAATTTCTGCGAGACTTTCCTTTACGACGCGCTGAAGACGGGGGAACTGGCTCTGCCGGTAAACTCCGTCAAGGAGCCGTTCGTCGATGTGGAGGATATCGCCGCCGTTGCGGTCGCAGCCCTGACGATGCCGGGGCATTCGGGCAAGCTCTATGAAGTGACGGGCCCCGATCTTCTCAGTTTCGAGGAAGCGGTCTCGGCGATTTCGGAAGCAGCGGGACGGCGGATCGGTTTCAGGCGGGTATCTCCGGACGACTATGCGGGGATGCTTCGCGGTGCGGGCGTCTCGCCGGAAGAGATTTCGTTATTGCTCTATCTCTTCACCACCGTACTCGACGGGCGGAATGCCAATTCGACCGACGGTGTCCGTCAGGCCCTCGGGCGGGAACCGGGAAGCTTCGCGGGCTATGTGTCGCGAACAGCCATGAGAGGTGTCTGGTCGGAACCGCAGCAGGCGATCGCTTAG